The following coding sequences are from one Dermacentor silvarum isolate Dsil-2018 chromosome 4, BIME_Dsil_1.4, whole genome shotgun sequence window:
- the LOC119450178 gene encoding elongation of very long chain fatty acids protein AAEL008004 encodes MASSATLTAGDSMTAEPFLRRDPRTIEWALAGNKQFLISLFVAYVYIVKVGGPRFMKGRKPYDGIKPLIIVYNAAMVLLNCYFVVAFLSKSYLGGGYNLLCQGINYEARDEVTMSMLTLCWWYLMVRIADFLDTFFFVLRKKDSHISFLHVVHHILVVFNGWFGLAYGPDGQVALGVILNSFVHVVMYSYYFLSLLGPSVQKHLWWKRYLTQFQLVQFVMIFLHTLVPFFISCGYPRPHTYIMLCEAVFFFAMFVRFYLKAYSDKKGPSIKGEAVKNKAH; translated from the coding sequence ATGGCTTCTTCGGCAACCCTGACAGCGGGCGACAGCATGACCGCCGAACCGTTCCTGAGACGGGATCCCCGCACCATCGAATGGGCACTGGCCGGCAATAAGCAGTTCCTCATCAGCCTGTTCGTCGCGTACGTCTACATCGTCAAGGTGGGAGGGCCGCGGTTCATGAAAGGCCGCAAGCCGTACGATGGCATCAAGCCGCTCATCATCGTCTACAACGCGGCCATGGTCCTGCTCAACTGCTACTTCGTGGTGGCCTTCCTCTCCAAGTCGTACCTGGGCGGTGGCTACAACCTCCTCTGCCAAGGCATCAACTACGAGGCCCGCGACGAGGTTACCATGAGCATGCTCACCCTCTGCTGGTGGTACCTGATGGTGAGGATCGCCGACTTTCTGGACACCTTCTTCTTCGTGCTCCGCAAGAAGGACTCGCAcatctccttcctgcacgtcgtGCACCACATCTTGGTGGTCTTCAACGGCTGGTTCGGGCTCGCCTACGGTCCCGACGGCCAGGTCGCGCTCGGCGTCATCCTGAACAGCTTCGTGCACGTGGTCATGTACAGCTACTACTTCCTCTCGCTGCTCGGCCCGTCCGTGCAGAAGCACCTGTGGTGGAAACGCTACCTCACCCAGTTCCAGCTCGTCCAGTTCGTCATGATTTTCCTGCACACACTGGTGCCGTTTTTCATCAGCTGCGGCTACCCGAGGCCGCACACCTACATCATGCTGTGCGAGGCCGTCTTCTTCTTCGCCATGTTCGTGCGCTTCTACCTGAAGGCCTACAGCGACAAGAAGGGTCCCAGCATAAAGGGCGAAGCCGTCAAGAACAAGGCTCACTAA